The stretch of DNA GTGATGTTGCTAAGGTTGAGGACTGCAAGAAGTTCATCAATGAGACGGTTCATCACTTCGGGAAACGTACGTATACTTTTGTTCCACTTTGTTACATACAAATCCAAACTAAGTTATAATTAACTTTTGATATGTATAcaacataaataataatgaaactGTAGATAGATATACATATTCTTCTAATCAAGTTATCATATTTGGACAGTTGACCACCTGATCAACAATGCTGGTGTATTTCAAACTGTTCTTTTCGAAGATTTCACTCAAATTCAAGATGCTAATTCTATAATGGTAAGTTTCCTAACAAAACTTATATTGATGGTAATCCATAAATTATCAATTTCTtcaaacacaaaatcaataatcaaactCTATATTGACTACTTTATCTAATTTGTGTGTATACACGCTAAGGACATCAACTTTTGGGGCACAACATATATCACTTATTTTGCAATTCCTCATCTCCGAAAGAGCAAAGGAAAAATCATTGTGATTGCCTCAGGTTCAGCAAATATACCTTTGCCATTGGCAAGCATCTATTCAGTAAGATTTGATTTAAATAgcacaaacaattttttttcttttttttttcaacttagTATTGATGTTACTTGGTTACTTTCGTAAGGCAAGCAAAGCAGCTTTATTAAGATTCTTTGAGACATTAAGAATAGAGCTCAGTCCAGATATCAAAATAACAATTGTTCTTCCAGGCGTTGTATCAACAGATATGACCACTCCTCACTGTTTAGAAAAGGTAAGTAAGAAAACACTTGTACATGAATCTAATACCATAATATAcatgtgatattttattaattatgtctttttgtttgctttcttgaAAAATATAGTATGGTTCAGATTTTCTTCTATCCGAATCAGTGAGTAGATGCGCAAAATCAATCTTCCGAGGTATTGGCAGAGGAGAGACATACATAGAGGAGCCATCTTGGATGAAATGGGTGTTTGTAATGAAAAATGTATGTCCCGAAATCGTTGACTACTTGCTCAACTATCTATTTGTTAGTTATCTCAAACCTTATTTCAAGCGTGATTGATCATACCAATCTCTAGTCTCAAGTGTTGTGTTGCAATGATTGCTATTATTCAGTAAGACGTATAATTGTTGATTCGTTTGATCTTTGGAAAACgcattttgtttgatacttTAAAAAGGTAACTTGATCGATAGAAAATCTCATTAGCTTACAATATGTCACATTAAGTGATTTTGATATACGATTgcatctaaattttttttgacgaaCGAACAACTTTGTACTGCGATACAACTGCCCGATGCAAAAACTGATTCAAAATTTGAGGATGCATCTGAATGTTGAATCTAAATGAAGAAACGAACATGACCTCATATGGATAGGTGAAGCTTGAAGTTCCTTGTTTTAAATCACCAATCATACATAATAACCAAAAATGTATGAAAGTGTGACACTCTCTGATGTAGAGTGGCCAGCTGAATCCAGAACCAAATGAAGGTAAAATAAAGATCTAATCCTACTGCTACTTAAAATACAGTCTGATCTCTGCTTCTTTATACTACCCTTATACATATCTCTCTACATCATCTACATCAGTTCAGGGATGTTGAAGATTTTGGTTCATGGAAAATGAGACCATTGGTCACAAAGTACATGCGTGATCTTGGAAGTCTCAAAATCTATTTGCACAGTACATTGTCAACAATCCTTCAACTCAAAACAATCTTAGTTCTATTTCCGTTTACCAcattgaagataatatttttactctttagTGTAACAAAATGAAATTATGTAAGAAATCAAGATCTTGAAATGGTTCATTAAGGTCTCTTAATAGATGAAGAAAATATGATAGACAAAACCACCTCAGAACTATCAAAACCCAAGAAGACATAAGGTTGCGCtaaccagaaacaaaaaaagtaggACCAGAAACGATGAAAtacattctttctttcttgaagcGGTTTTTGGAACAAGTGTTCGTCTAAGAGTCAGCAATAGTGACCTCGACCTCGACACCAGGCTCAATTGTGATCGAAGTGATTTGCTTAACCACGTCAGGGGAGCTGAAGAGATCAATCACCCTCTTGTGAACCCTAAGTTCAAACCTGTCCCAAGTATTGGTTCCTATACAACGAAACAGCCATAAGTCAGTGTAAAGATttccaaaaattagaaaacagcAAATAGCTCTATAGCATTTTCCTTAGAGGTAAGANNNNNNNNNNNNNNNNNNNNNNNNNNNNNNNNNNNNNNNNNNNNNNNNNNNNNNNNNNNNNNNNNNNNNNNNNNNNNNNNNNNNNNNNNNNNNNNNNNNNNNNNNNNNNNNNNNNNNNNNNNNNNNNNNNNNNNNNNNNNNNNNNNCCACTCCTCACTGTTTAGAAAAGGTAAGTAAGAAAACACTTGTACATGAATCTAATACCATAATATAcatgtgatattttattaattatgtctttttgtttgctttcttgaAAAATATAGTATGGTTCAGATTTTCTTCTATCCGAATCAGTGAGTAGATGCGCAAAATCAATCTTCCGAGGTATTGGCAGAGGAGAGACATACATAGAGGAGCCATCTTGGATGAAATGGGTGTTTGTAATGAAAAATGTATGTCCCGAAATCGTTGACTACTTGCTCAACTATCTATTTGTTAGTTATCTCAAACCTTATTTCAAGCGTGATTGATCATACCAATCTCTAGTCTCAAGTGTTGTGTTGCAATGATTGCTATTATTCAGTAAGACGTATAATTGTTGATTCGTTTGATCTTTGGAAAACgcattttgtttgatacttTAAAAAGGTAACTTGATCGATAGAAAATCTCATTAGCTTACAATATGTCACATTAAGTGATTTTGATATACGATTgcatctaaattttttttgacgaaCGAACAACTTTGTACTGCGATACAACTGCCCGATGCAAAAACTGATTCAAAATTTGAGGATGCATCTGAATGTTGAATCTAAATGAAGAAACGAACATGACCTCATATGGATAGGTGAAGCTTGAAGTTCCTTGTTTTAAATCACCAATCATACATAATAACCAAAAATGTATGAAAGTGTGACACTCTCTGATGTAGAGTGGCCAGCTGAATCCAGAACCAAATGAAGGTAAAATAAAGATCTAATCCTACTGCTACTTAAAATACAGTCTGATCTCTGCTTCTTTATACTACCCTTATACATATCTCTCTACATCATCTACATCAGTTCAGGGATGTTGAAGATTTTGGTTCATGGAAAATGAGACCATTGGTCACAAAGTACATGCGTGATCTTGGAAGTCTCAAAATCTATTTGCACAGTACATTGTCAACAATCCTTCAACTCAAAACAATCTTAGTTCTATTTCCGTTTACCAcattgaagataatatttttactctttagTGTAACAAAATGAAATTATGTAAGAAATCAAGATCTTGAAATGGTTCATTAAGGTCTCTTAATAGATGAAGAAAATATGATAGACAAAACCACCTCAGAACTATCAAAACCCAAGAAGACATAAGGTTGCGCtaaccagaaacaaaaaaagtaggACCAGAAACGATGAAAtacattctttctttcttgaagcGGTTTTTGGAACAAGTGTTCGTCTAAGAGTCAGCAATAGTGACCTCGACCTCGACACCAGGCTCAATTGTGATCGAAGTGATTTGCTTAACCACGTCAGGGGAGCTGAAGAGATCAATCACCCTCTTGTGAACCCTAAGTTCAAACCTGTCCCAAGTATTGGTTCCTATACAACGAAACAGCCATAAGTCAGTGTAAAGATttccaaaaattagaaaacagcAAATAGCTCTATAGCATTTTCCTTAGAGGTAAGACCCAGCTATCATCAAGCCAATTATGTAGAAGTAGAGGTAATGATGTGAGAGTTTACCTTCACCACAAGGTGCCTTTCTGGTGGTGATCTTGAGAACCTTAGTGGGCATTCTCACTGGTCCCTTAACTCTAAGCCTCTTGTCCTTAGCTCCACGGACCAAGTCAGTGCACACTAATCAAACAAACGCATCAGAGACTAACCAATCAAACAAATGCATCAGAGAGACTATTCAGTATTAGATCCTCTTAAAGCTCTTTGAATCTTGAGCCATTTTAGGATCGATTTATCTACATTTCTAAACACTGAACAGAGAGCTTCAACCAAAAAAACGAATCTTATATACCAAAACTCAAATTCTCTAGGACTAGGAGAGATACAGAGAATCAAAGGATGCTTAAGGAAGGGTAAAAAGATGAAACCTTTCTCCAAGTTCTTGACATTCTTGGAAGAGAGAGTGATTCTGATCTTATGAATCTGCTCAAGGGGTTCCTCCAAACCAGCTTTCGTGGGCTTCATCGCTTGATAcgccatgtttttttttgttacaatcGCTCTGCAGAACccacagatatatatatataagtgacaGATTCAATCAAGACAGAACTAAAACAAATCTCCCAACATCTTATGTTCTGCGAACCCACAAAATTAGGGATTCAGAGAGATATATAGATGAAGTAGAAGAACTATGAAATTTTTACCGTTTTGGCCGGAGAGGATTTGTTTTTGCCGTTCAATTTAATCTGCAACTGCTGCGGAGAGGcgttgagagagaagagaagacctttattatctagggtttttatttctatgttttcattttttttttttttcttccaaatgtTCTGAAACGTTGTCGTTTTGTTTCCGGAccaaaattgttttgtttggttttatgaATCTAGGCCTGTCAAAACATGCTAAACCTGTTTCTGTTAGGCCCGctctacattttttttctttttttgtgttttggtttatactttatagtaCAGTTAACATCAACtccaaaaatatcttattatataaagttgggttttgaaagttagccactaataaaattttgacatgtgttaaattattaatctcagattttgacatgtgtaaaggttaatatttaataggaaaaatttgattacaacaaaaataaaatattttgttttaaaaaatattaataatgtaaaaagataattatcaaaaattacggaatttataaaaaaatacagagtttttttaaataattataagaatattatatatatatatatcatgaaattcgaaattatatattatttaattatttttaattttaagttattcaaaaatactgcttttaactttgtttaattgtgaattttttttaatggaaaggtaaatttttcttattttcttaaacaaaaattttctcctactttctctttttcagtTAAAAAcaagtaagattaatatgttgacccaaaaaaaattaatatatgcgtctacttttcttaatattgtattttaaaatttagtgtaatatttttagattattttatttaatttatattttcatctttgaattatttgggattcatatattattgtccttataattttctattgtttctttaattatgtcaaattaattttcttctactCAACCTTGATTAGTTGGTCAGAAACCCTTCTttattttgcaaacataattgttactattattaattcaatACCAAAaagagataacgagtagaagctcatcaacctaatggatgaataaaatagactaatcaaacacaagcttataacaaacatagatagatatattggaaaaacattcatcgttgttgatagatccataggagctcaaagactgtgtCACCCTGGTTTGtagaaaggtttaaaagaattgattttggcTACATATTTCACCAAAATGCAtttattttttcggtcaagggtcttgagagaattTCATGATAGGTGACCTTCCTGGaaatgattgtcggaactgtgcgagtgaggacaaaacacaggaaaagatcatttgttgatttgtaggatcggtaaacaagtttttaaagcctctcaGACGTAACAAATCGgtcatcgaatatgggtgggtccacgaGCCAGGAATAGATGAAGgccccacttaggaaggtgagcacatggactgagagtggataTGAGCTCACtgagcaaggtggcggttgaggcgttacagagacagaggccacatcatggtgtgtcaaagacacttccataaatacattgggaaatttaacattagttactatcaaaatattttgtgacgttagaaaaaaggttttttactttcattgattgtcggagcaagccattttgagatagcgaaaagacgtgaacatgttctctccacacaggaggagggcacaGCCAAGGTTCTATCTATTGTGTAGAAGGTTGGACATAAGGTTATCTCATCAAGGAAGGATGGTGTAGGAGGTTTGACgtaaggttatctccccaagtgaggaaggcagagccaaggttctctccatggtggaggaggttggacgaaAGGTTTCTCCATAAGAGATGTGGGCGGAGCCGGGgctttctccatggtggtcatacactattgtgatgatacatcattgattagtatattatgtaatatattttttattagaaatattttttgagccaacaattttagtaattaaaaaactatgcagaagtaaaagtaaaatagttggtttaatgtgttcatacaaacattttctaggtgggtgaatatatttgtaacatatagtatatttaggtgtaaaaaaaatatttttaatggtaacatacataaaagatttgtaaatggatataaatcagtgtattataacaaaaataaaaattataaataacgtacaacaaattttaatataatttatgaaacTTTAAACCTGCACATCaggcgggtcctcatctagttaaaatatattagtgggattaatttttgttaatgatAGCAAACGTTTCAAAGTTGTGACACTAGAGTATTCTCGATGTTTTGGCGGTTATACGAATGAATGAGTAGGAAATGAGNCCACTCCTCACTGTTTAGAAAAGGTAAGTAAGAAAACACTTGTACATGAATCTAATACCATAATATAcatgtgatattttattaattatgtctttttgtttgctttcttgaAAAATATAGTATGGTTCAGATTTTCTTCTATCCGAATCAGTGAGTAGATGCGCAAAATCAATCTTCCGAGGTATTGGCAGAGGAGAGACATACATAGAGGAGCCATCTTGGATGAAATGGGTGTTTGTAATGAAAAATGTATGTCCCGAAATCGTTGACTACTTGCTCAACTATCTATTTGTTAGTTATCTCAAACCTTATTTCAAGCGTGATTGATCATACCAATCTCTAGTCTCAAGTGTTGTGTTGCAATGATTGCTATTATTCAGTAAGACGTATAATTGTTGATTCGTTTGATCTTTGGAAAACgcattttgtttgatacttTAAAAAGGTAACTTGATCGATAGAAAATCTCATTAGCTTACAATATGTCACATTAAGTGATTTTGATATACGATTgcatctaaattttttttgacgaaCGAACAACTTTGTACTGCGATACAACTGCCCGATGCAAAAACTGATTCAAAATTTGAGGATGCATCTGAATGTTGAATCTAAATGAAGAAACGAACATGACCTCATATGGATAGGTGAAGCTTGAAGTTCCTTGTTTTAAATCACCAATCATACATAATAACCAAAAATGTATGAAAGTGTGACACTCTCTGATGTAGAGTGGCCAGCTGAATCCAGAACCAAATGAAGGTAAAATAAAGATCTAATCCTACTGCTACTTAAAATACAGTCTGATCTCTGCTTCTTTATACTACCCTTATACATATCTCTCTACATCATCTACATCAGTTCAGGGATGTTGAAGATTTTGGTTCATGGAAAATGAGACCATTGGTCACAAAGTACATGCGTGATCTTGGAAGTCTCAAAATCTATTTGCACAGTACATTGTCAACAATCCTTCAACTCAAAACAATCTTAGTTCTATTTCCGTTTACCAcattgaagataatatttttactctttagTGTAACAAAATGAAATTATGTAAGAAATCAAGATCTTGAAATGGTTCATTAAGGTCTCTTAATAGATGAAGAAAATATGATAGACAAAACCACCTCAGAACTATCAAAACCCAAGAAGACATAAGGTTGCGCtaaccagaaacaaaaaaagtaggACCAGAAACGATGAAAtacattctttctttcttgaagcGGTTTTTGGAACAAGTGTTCGTCTAAGAGTCAGCAATAGTGACCTCGACCTCGACACCAGGCTCAATTGTGATCGAAGTGATTTGCTTAACCACGTCAGGGGAGCTGAAGAGATCAATCACCCTCTTGTGAACCCTAAGTTCAAACCTGTCCCAAGTATTGGTTCCTATACAACGAAACAGCCATAAGTCAGTGTAAAGATttccaaaaattagaaaacagcAAATAGCTCTATAGCATTTTCCTTAGAGGTAAGACCCAGCTATCATCAAGCCAATTATGTAGAAGTAGAGGTAATGATGTGAGAGTTTACCTTCACCACAAGGTGCCTTTCTGGTGGTGATCTTGAGAACCTTAGTGGGCATTCTCACTGGTCCCTTAACTCTAAGCCTCTTGTCCTTAGCTCCACGGACCAAGTCAGTGCACACTAATCAAACAAACGCATCAGAGACTAACCAATCAAACAAATGCATCAGAGAGACTATTCAGTATTAGATCCTCTTAAAGCTCTTTGAATCTTGAGCCATTTTAGGATCGATTTATCTA from Camelina sativa cultivar DH55 chromosome 9, Cs, whole genome shotgun sequence encodes:
- the LOC104711193 gene encoding 11-beta-hydroxysteroid dehydrogenase-like 3; translated protein: MDMLTTILNLLVPPLTIIFLFLFYPFYLLVKLVLYLHKYLRFENVAGKVVLITGASSGIGEHVAYEYAKKGACLALVARRKDRLEIVAETSRQLGSGDVIIIPGDVAKVEDCKKFINETVHHFGKLDHLINNAGVFQTVLFEDFTQIQDANSIMDINFWGTTYITYFAIPHLRKSKGKIIVIASGSANIPLPLASIYSASKAALLRFFETLRIELSPDIKITIVLPGVVSTDMTTPHCLEKYGSDFLLSESVSRCAKSIFRGIGRGETYIEEPSWMKWVFVMKNVCPEIVDYLLNYLFVSYLKPYFKRD
- the LOC104711194 gene encoding 40S ribosomal protein S20-2 — encoded protein: MAYQAMKPTKAGLEEPLEQIHKIRITLSSKNVKNLEKVCTDLVRGAKDKRLRVKGPVRMPTKVLKITTRKAPCGEGTNTWDRFELRVHKRVIDLFSSPDVVKQITSITIEPGVEVEVTIADS
- the LOC104711195 gene encoding 40S ribosomal protein S20-2, translating into MAYQAMKPTKAGLEEPLEQIHKIRITLSSKNVKNLEKVCTDLVRGAKDKRLRVKGPVRMPTKVLKITTRKAPCGEGTNTWDRFELRVHKRVIDLFSSPDVVKQITSITIEPGVEVEVTIADS